In the Wyeomyia smithii strain HCP4-BCI-WySm-NY-G18 chromosome 2, ASM2978416v1, whole genome shotgun sequence genome, one interval contains:
- the LOC129720077 gene encoding uncharacterized protein LOC129720077 — MPKEYPTSVLSTTMMELIEESILAKVVEQRKEKFKPKFTNCRFKSEFMVIKCQNEDTAEWLKGIAPKIKPWETADLMVVDSKSIPRPEILAVFFPKSGKNDNETILALIEGHNDIATDSWRVLKRKPIKNHAQLILSVD; from the coding sequence ATGCCTAAGGAATATCCCACGTCTGTGCTCTCGACGACTATGATGGAACTTATCGAAGAGTCCATCCTAGCCAAAGTCGTTGAACAAAGGAAGGAAAAGTTCAAGCCCAAATTCACTAACTGCAGGTTTAAGTCCGAGTTTATGGTAATCAAGTGCCAAAACGAGGATACTGCAGAATGGTTGAAAGGGATTGCTCCGAAAATTAAGCCATGGGAAACGGCTGATCTGATGGTTGTTGATAGTAAATCTATCCCGAGACCAGAAATTTTGGCTGTCTTTTTTCCAAAGAGTGGCAAGAACGATAACGAAACCATATTGGCTCTAATCGAGGGCCATAATGATATTGCTACTGATTCTTGGAGGGTGCTTAAGCGCAAGCCCATCAAGAATCATGCCCAGCTCATCCTATCAGTGGACTAA